One stretch of Legionella birminghamensis DNA includes these proteins:
- a CDS encoding PP2C family serine/threonine-protein phosphatase produces MPITSTDKDITSIPSEIREQGGKPEQGFGFTELMGKRHRQEDTLAWSEFNPEALSGLTPEQIGQRLWTAHRQINAEIINKKELDHAGSTAVTTVIKNNFLITALLADAAAFVAIYNENAEVISATRLNRRTHTPNLERERIIEAGGCVLSGRVFGSLAVARALGDALYAPSVIADSDISIADLSNIPPGYSVQLISSCDGFTDGAKAEEKAEDRKIDETPQEKQGREKQVQEQYLMNALKAFNNGKPKLASEMSLSEHLAEWAIGKGSADNVSVLIQTVKESGKPACFNGIAAIYDGHGGQQVAAFAADNIRATLEGLFKLTEEEYQILEHSAVSQKDCFLRDNASIPVLDLNTIIKKPEPASNPAPALEKIAAPHSPGFFTNTNGSPQKEKGAPRRQLKRTQSVLDLSDILEGENLQEGKRVKF; encoded by the coding sequence ATGCCAATTACTTCAACAGACAAAGATATTACATCCATACCATCAGAAATACGGGAGCAGGGCGGTAAACCTGAGCAGGGCTTCGGCTTTACCGAGTTAATGGGAAAGCGGCACCGACAAGAGGATACCCTCGCCTGGTCGGAATTTAATCCAGAAGCATTAAGTGGACTGACTCCCGAACAAATCGGACAACGCTTGTGGACTGCCCATAGGCAGATAAATGCGGAAATTATCAACAAGAAGGAATTAGATCATGCTGGATCGACAGCAGTAACCACGGTGATCAAGAATAATTTTTTGATCACGGCTTTACTGGCCGATGCCGCAGCATTTGTTGCTATCTATAATGAGAACGCGGAAGTTATTTCTGCCACCCGATTAAATCGAAGAACACATACGCCTAATCTGGAAAGAGAGCGAATAATAGAAGCAGGTGGATGTGTGCTCTCTGGCAGAGTGTTTGGCAGTCTGGCAGTAGCAAGGGCATTGGGTGATGCCCTATATGCACCGTCAGTCATTGCAGATTCTGATATTAGTATTGCTGACTTGTCTAATATTCCACCTGGGTATTCGGTCCAGTTAATTAGTAGTTGTGACGGATTCACCGATGGGGCGAAAGCAGAGGAAAAAGCGGAAGATAGAAAAATAGACGAAACGCCTCAGGAAAAGCAGGGTAGGGAGAAGCAGGTTCAGGAACAATATTTGATGAATGCTCTTAAAGCATTTAATAATGGGAAACCTAAATTGGCTTCAGAAATGTCCCTGTCTGAGCATCTTGCTGAATGGGCAATAGGAAAGGGTTCTGCCGATAATGTCAGCGTTTTAATTCAAACTGTAAAAGAGTCAGGTAAACCCGCATGCTTTAATGGAATTGCTGCTATCTATGATGGTCATGGCGGCCAACAGGTTGCAGCCTTTGCGGCTGACAATATTCGGGCTACCCTGGAAGGGCTTTTTAAATTAACCGAGGAAGAATATCAGATACTGGAGCATAGTGCGGTTTCGCAGAAAGACTGTTTTCTTCGAGACAATGCCAGCATACCTGTACTGGATTTAAATACCATAATAAAAAAACCAGAGCCTGCTAGCAATCCAGCGCCTGCCTTGGAAAAAATTGCTGCCCCACATAGTCCAGGTTTCTTTACCAATACCAATGGATCACCTCAAAAAGAGAAAGGAGCTCCGCGGCGCCAATTGAAGAGGACTCAATCTGTACTGGATCTAAGTGATATACTTGAGGGAGAAAATTTACAAGAGGGTAAAAGGGTTAAATTCTAA
- a CDS encoding ATP-binding cassette domain-containing protein: protein MSIYGLYQKMFKYQMQQPMLFALLIFSVFGAVLFQCLQPVIVEWLINKVISSQDTFLLAIAISLLSINFLFFCLVFIMRIKILSSMGARIMADIRCQLFSRLQDMDLDEYYKTKTTPLISYFSEHLSLIESTTLFITWSIIGDFFLCISAAAVLFYFDWLITLILLPCVILILSLSRFFFRQTAKETKNKQLVDAEIIDTVQENISMQDVIRLELLKNYRKNLFKSIINESININCRYNLNLGLSSISLLLGVTFSILLIYSLGGVLVFYKVLSMGAFVGFILLFRTFLGAINNISNTLPLIMRCAASFEVIDGLLKTRQTSPRETNLPRIENALAFEEVSFNYNSGMPSLKSLSFKIKAGQFVGIVGLSGSGKSTLLKLILKELKPTTGNIFFDNQNYSNIPQESLLAQTSVVMQEPKLFEGSILKNIEMGKLGASEDEVIQAAKKAGVHEEIIKLPQGYNTMIGRKHSNLSGGQKQRICIARALIANPAILCLDEASSSLDPFSSSLIDQTISELAGLHTIISITHRLGSVVNADSILVMNQGQIIESGNHISLLKQNGFYAQLWNKQQGFTLIPEQGFVKVNPDWLKHIPLIADLDDNTKREIADSMITERWDKGEIVFKQGDPEDKFYIIAIGMVDVFLEKNATEKHIASLSDGDFFGEIGLLYHCERNATVKTNSTCLFLSLSSDAFYKIIHNLPEDKMQNFLEKAYVRLTEEQKTNAYATRFNLKNLD, encoded by the coding sequence ATGAGTATCTATGGGCTTTATCAGAAGATGTTTAAATATCAAATGCAACAGCCCATGCTATTTGCATTGTTAATTTTCTCGGTTTTTGGAGCCGTTTTGTTCCAATGCCTGCAACCAGTCATTGTGGAATGGTTGATTAACAAAGTAATAAGCAGCCAGGACACTTTCCTATTAGCAATCGCCATATCACTTTTATCCATCAATTTTTTATTTTTCTGTCTTGTTTTTATAATGCGCATTAAAATTTTATCGTCAATGGGCGCAAGGATTATGGCAGACATTAGATGTCAGCTATTTTCACGACTCCAGGACATGGATCTCGATGAGTATTACAAGACAAAAACCACTCCTCTTATTTCTTATTTCAGTGAGCATTTATCCCTTATTGAGAGCACTACCCTTTTTATTACATGGAGTATAATAGGTGATTTCTTTCTTTGCATATCCGCCGCGGCCGTTTTATTTTATTTTGACTGGCTTATTACACTCATTCTTTTACCTTGTGTAATATTGATACTAAGTTTATCCAGGTTCTTTTTTAGACAAACCGCCAAAGAAACTAAAAACAAGCAGCTAGTCGATGCAGAAATTATTGACACGGTTCAGGAAAACATTTCGATGCAAGACGTGATCCGTCTGGAGCTGCTCAAAAATTATAGAAAAAATCTGTTTAAATCCATAATCAATGAATCGATTAATATTAACTGCAGATACAATCTCAATCTGGGCTTATCCAGTATCTCCTTATTATTGGGGGTAACTTTCTCAATACTTCTGATTTATAGCCTGGGAGGCGTACTGGTTTTCTACAAAGTGTTAAGTATGGGAGCTTTCGTTGGATTCATCCTCTTATTCAGGACTTTTTTAGGTGCAATTAACAACATCAGCAACACGCTTCCCCTGATCATGCGCTGTGCTGCCAGCTTTGAGGTGATTGACGGATTATTAAAAACCAGACAAACATCGCCTCGTGAAACTAATTTGCCACGCATTGAAAACGCGCTCGCATTCGAAGAGGTTTCCTTTAATTACAATAGCGGAATGCCATCCTTAAAATCTTTAAGTTTTAAGATTAAAGCGGGTCAGTTTGTAGGAATAGTTGGTTTAAGCGGCTCCGGGAAGAGCACACTTTTAAAACTGATATTAAAGGAGCTAAAACCAACTACAGGTAATATTTTTTTTGATAATCAGAATTATAGTAATATTCCCCAGGAATCGCTCCTTGCACAAACTTCAGTCGTAATGCAGGAACCTAAATTATTCGAAGGAAGTATTTTAAAAAATATTGAAATGGGTAAGCTTGGCGCATCAGAGGATGAAGTAATTCAGGCGGCAAAGAAAGCTGGAGTTCATGAAGAAATTATCAAGTTGCCACAAGGATACAATACTATGATTGGGCGCAAACATTCGAATTTGTCGGGTGGTCAGAAACAAAGAATCTGCATCGCCCGTGCATTAATTGCCAATCCCGCCATTCTCTGCCTGGATGAAGCAAGCTCGTCACTTGATCCATTTTCTTCATCATTGATAGATCAAACGATTTCCGAGTTGGCGGGTCTGCATACTATTATTTCGATCACGCATAGACTAGGATCTGTAGTTAACGCTGACTCTATACTGGTAATGAACCAAGGTCAGATTATTGAAAGCGGCAATCACATTTCGTTACTGAAGCAGAATGGTTTCTATGCGCAGCTATGGAATAAACAACAAGGATTTACATTGATACCCGAACAGGGTTTCGTAAAAGTGAATCCCGACTGGCTTAAACATATCCCCCTGATTGCTGATTTGGACGACAATACAAAGAGGGAAATAGCTGACAGTATGATTACTGAGCGCTGGGACAAAGGTGAGATTGTATTTAAACAAGGCGATCCTGAAGACAAATTCTATATTATTGCTATAGGGATGGTTGACGTTTTCTTAGAGAAGAATGCTACAGAAAAACATATCGCCAGTTTAAGTGATGGAGATTTCTTTGGAGAAATTGGATTACTCTATCACTGTGAACGAAATGCCACAGTAAAAACAAATTCAACGTGCCTTTTTTTATCACTCTCTTCTGATGCATTTTATAAAATTATTCATAATCTGCCAGAAGATAAAATGCAGAACTTTCTTGAAAAAGCGTATGTCCGTTTGACAGAAGAGCAAAAAACAAATGCTTACGCCACGCGATTTAATCTGAAAAACCTAGACTGA
- a CDS encoding DUF808 domain-containing protein — translation MAGTSLLTLIDDIANALDDIALMTKIASKKTAGVLGDDLALNAEQVIGLHAHRELPVVFAVAKGSAINKLILIPLALLISFFIPPLVTVLLMLGGLYLCFEGFEKILHKLHKAHAHSTQEVLTIQEMDEHQFEREKIRGAVRTDFILSAEIIVITLGTVTHTSLVNQIMVLVAISLIMTIGVYGLVAFIVKLDDLGFILREKRKPIKQIGLMLIGAAPILMKFLAMAGTIAMFLVGGSIIAHGLPFLHQYTTGVSFPVSIGMDLLTGLLSGAAATAVYVLFSKIKGAFKQPTR, via the coding sequence ATGGCAGGAACCAGCTTATTAACACTGATAGATGATATCGCCAATGCACTTGACGATATCGCATTGATGACTAAAATAGCCAGCAAGAAAACTGCGGGTGTATTGGGAGATGATCTCGCGCTCAATGCCGAGCAGGTGATTGGCCTGCATGCCCATCGAGAACTCCCCGTTGTGTTTGCAGTAGCCAAGGGCTCGGCTATTAACAAGTTAATATTAATCCCATTGGCTCTCCTTATCAGTTTTTTTATCCCTCCACTGGTTACAGTTTTACTAATGCTAGGAGGCTTGTATCTATGCTTCGAGGGATTTGAAAAAATTTTACATAAGCTTCATAAAGCGCACGCTCATAGCACCCAAGAAGTATTAACAATCCAAGAAATGGACGAGCATCAATTCGAAAGGGAAAAGATTAGGGGAGCAGTGCGCACTGATTTTATATTGTCAGCGGAAATTATCGTCATTACTTTAGGCACTGTTACTCACACATCCTTGGTCAATCAAATTATGGTTTTGGTTGCAATTTCCCTTATTATGACTATTGGAGTGTATGGTTTGGTTGCATTTATTGTAAAACTGGATGATCTGGGTTTCATTTTACGCGAGAAAAGAAAGCCGATAAAGCAGATTGGGCTTATGCTAATTGGTGCAGCCCCAATTCTAATGAAGTTTCTGGCGATGGCTGGAACCATCGCTATGTTTTTAGTCGGAGGAAGTATTATTGCGCATGGACTGCCATTTCTTCATCAGTATACGACTGGTGTTTCATTCCCTGTTTCAATAGGCATGGATCTTCTGACTGGTTTATTATCTGGAGCCGCCGCAACTGCAGTCTATGTTCTTTTCAGTAAAATTAAAGGGGCATTTAAGCAGCCTACGCGCTAA
- the nhaA gene encoding Na+/H+ antiporter NhaA, whose product MNKHSQHKLPRAQILAERAFASIENFLHIEAVSGIVLLLAAAIALIWANSHWALSYKNLWHTPFFIGLGKFEISWPLHFWINDVLMTFFFLVVGMEIRREIHEGALNNIKQATLPIMAAFGGVIVPALIFLGFNSQPMLLNGWAVPTATDIAFAVGVLALLGRAIPGNIRIFLLTLAIIDDIVAVIIIAVFYSGGLNYAGFLIAGLGILLVLGFQRIGFGSAFAYIIPGAIIWIGLFMTGAHPTLAGVVLGLMTPIVSVRMSERPLDILSRIVKELTGQDVKMKDKHKMSRSLRKLQLAQRELLPPVVRVQRALHPWIAYGVMPLFALANAGVSMSSGAFSDENELRIIIGVALALVIGKPLGIVGMSWVCVKMGWCKLTRGITWKGIGLVGLLAGIGFTMSIFIAMLAFDDESLLNAAKLGVLIGSLCAAVSGLAWGKFHINRNSL is encoded by the coding sequence ATGAATAAACACAGCCAGCACAAGCTGCCCCGAGCTCAGATACTGGCAGAGCGGGCTTTTGCATCAATTGAGAACTTCCTGCATATTGAAGCGGTTAGTGGCATTGTCCTTCTTCTTGCCGCAGCTATCGCATTAATATGGGCTAACTCACATTGGGCGCTTAGCTATAAAAATCTATGGCATACACCTTTTTTTATCGGGTTAGGAAAGTTTGAAATATCCTGGCCTCTACATTTCTGGATCAACGATGTTCTAATGACTTTTTTCTTTTTAGTAGTAGGAATGGAAATCCGTCGTGAAATCCATGAAGGCGCATTAAACAATATTAAGCAGGCGACTCTTCCAATCATGGCAGCCTTTGGTGGTGTTATCGTCCCCGCATTAATTTTTCTTGGATTTAATTCGCAGCCGATGCTGCTTAATGGCTGGGCAGTTCCGACAGCAACGGATATTGCGTTTGCAGTCGGCGTGCTCGCATTGCTAGGGCGCGCTATCCCTGGAAATATTAGAATATTCTTACTCACTCTGGCTATTATAGACGACATTGTTGCTGTGATCATTATTGCAGTGTTCTATTCAGGAGGTCTTAATTATGCAGGCTTTCTGATCGCCGGGCTTGGTATCTTGCTAGTATTGGGTTTTCAACGCATCGGTTTTGGTTCAGCATTTGCCTATATTATTCCGGGAGCGATCATCTGGATTGGATTGTTTATGACTGGGGCTCACCCCACCTTAGCCGGCGTTGTGCTTGGCCTGATGACACCAATCGTTTCGGTGCGTATGTCCGAACGCCCATTAGATATACTATCGCGCATTGTTAAAGAGCTTACTGGTCAAGATGTCAAGATGAAAGACAAACACAAAATGTCGCGGTCGCTTAGAAAGCTTCAGCTAGCCCAGAGGGAATTGTTACCGCCTGTTGTTCGAGTGCAAAGAGCTTTACATCCATGGATTGCCTATGGAGTAATGCCGTTATTTGCTTTAGCAAATGCTGGTGTCAGCATGAGTAGCGGCGCGTTCTCTGATGAGAATGAACTGAGAATTATTATTGGTGTTGCCCTAGCTTTGGTGATCGGAAAACCACTTGGAATTGTCGGCATGAGTTGGGTGTGTGTGAAAATGGGATGGTGTAAATTGACGCGTGGAATAACCTGGAAAGGTATCGGGTTGGTAGGCCTTCTCGCAGGTATCGGATTTACCATGTCAATTTTTATTGCAATGTTGGCTTTTGATGATGAGAGTTTGCTTAATGCGGCTAAGCTAGGTGTATTAATTGGTTCCCTTTGTGCTGCTGTATCTGGATTGGCCTGGGGTAAATTTCATATTAACAGGAATAGTTTATGA
- the fusA gene encoding elongation factor G — translation MTDLNLYRNIGIFAHVDAGKTTTTERILKLTGRIHRMGEVHEGESTTDFMEQEAERGITIQSAAVSCYWKGHRFNVIDTPGHVDFTVEVYRSLKVLDGGIGVFCGSGGVEPQSETNWRYANNAKVSRLIFVNKLDRIGANFLRVTEQIKKVLGANPLIMTLPIGFEDSFVGVVDLLTRKAYVWDESGQPENYNITDVPADMHDDVEMYRAQLIETALEMDDELLMAYLEGVEPSVEDVKRCIRKGTLELAFFPTYCGSAFKNKGMQLLLDAVVDYLPAPHEVNPQPLTNAEGEPNGQFAIVSPDEPFRALAFKIMDDRFGALTFVRIYSGKLNKGDTILNSFTGKTERVGRMVEMQANERNELQSAEAGDIIAIVGMKNVRTGHTLCDPNHECTLEAMVFPEPVISIAVTPKDKGSTEKMSIAIGKMVAEDPTFRVETDEDSGETILRGMGELHLDIKVDILKRTYDVELIVGQPQVAYRETITKSIQDSYTHKKQSGGAGQYGKIDYTIEPGEPNSGFTFMTSVVGGNVPKEFFPAIEKGFRSMMDTGPLAGFPVLDVVINLTDGGYHAVDSSAIAFEIAAKGAFRQSMPKAGPQLLEPIMKVDVYSTEEDVGNVIGDLNRRRGMISGQEPSAAGVRIKADVPLSEMFGYISTLRTLTSGRGQFSMEFSHYAPCPASVAEAVIAKEKEKKAAAAAK, via the coding sequence ATGACTGACTTAAACCTTTACAGAAATATTGGTATCTTCGCACACGTAGATGCCGGAAAAACAACCACTACAGAACGTATTCTGAAGCTTACTGGAAGAATCCACAGAATGGGAGAGGTTCATGAAGGTGAATCGACAACCGACTTTATGGAACAGGAAGCAGAGCGTGGTATTACTATTCAATCAGCAGCAGTAAGCTGTTACTGGAAAGGTCATCGCTTTAACGTTATTGATACCCCAGGACACGTTGACTTCACTGTTGAAGTATACCGTTCACTGAAAGTACTCGATGGGGGAATTGGCGTATTCTGCGGTTCCGGCGGTGTTGAACCTCAGTCAGAAACGAACTGGCGTTATGCGAACAATGCAAAAGTATCCCGTCTTATTTTTGTCAACAAGCTGGATCGTATTGGTGCGAACTTCCTGAGAGTTACTGAGCAGATCAAAAAAGTATTGGGCGCAAATCCATTAATCATGACCTTACCGATAGGATTTGAAGACAGTTTCGTTGGTGTTGTTGATTTATTGACCCGCAAAGCCTATGTTTGGGATGAATCTGGCCAGCCAGAGAATTACAACATCACTGATGTACCGGCAGATATGCACGACGATGTTGAAATGTACAGAGCACAGTTGATTGAAACAGCACTGGAAATGGATGATGAGCTGTTAATGGCGTATCTGGAAGGTGTTGAGCCTTCTGTCGAAGACGTTAAGCGTTGCATCCGTAAAGGAACGCTTGAACTGGCTTTCTTCCCCACCTATTGTGGTTCTGCCTTTAAAAACAAAGGGATGCAGTTATTGCTTGATGCGGTGGTTGATTATTTACCCGCTCCGCACGAAGTGAATCCACAACCATTGACCAATGCTGAAGGTGAGCCCAACGGTCAATTCGCCATTGTTTCTCCTGATGAGCCATTCCGCGCACTGGCCTTCAAGATTATGGATGATCGTTTTGGCGCCCTGACTTTCGTTCGTATCTATTCAGGAAAATTAAATAAAGGGGATACTATTCTCAACTCCTTTACCGGTAAGACTGAACGTGTTGGCCGTATGGTGGAGATGCAGGCGAATGAGCGTAATGAGTTACAAAGCGCTGAAGCCGGTGACATTATTGCTATTGTTGGTATGAAGAATGTTCGTACTGGCCACACACTCTGTGATCCTAATCATGAATGTACACTGGAAGCAATGGTGTTTCCTGAGCCTGTAATTTCTATTGCTGTTACGCCAAAAGATAAAGGTTCTACTGAAAAAATGAGTATTGCCATCGGCAAGATGGTTGCAGAAGATCCTACATTCAGAGTTGAAACTGACGAAGATTCTGGTGAAACCATTCTTCGCGGAATGGGTGAGTTACATCTTGATATTAAAGTGGATATTCTGAAACGTACTTATGATGTTGAATTGATAGTAGGTCAGCCACAGGTTGCTTATCGTGAAACCATTACCAAATCGATTCAGGACAGCTACACCCATAAGAAACAATCAGGTGGTGCGGGTCAATATGGTAAAATTGATTACACAATTGAGCCAGGCGAGCCAAACTCTGGATTTACTTTCATGACATCAGTTGTCGGCGGAAATGTTCCTAAAGAATTCTTCCCTGCAATTGAAAAAGGCTTCCGTTCAATGATGGATACTGGTCCATTAGCTGGATTCCCGGTATTAGATGTTGTTATCAACCTAACTGACGGGGGCTACCATGCGGTCGACTCTTCTGCGATTGCCTTCGAGATTGCAGCAAAAGGGGCGTTCCGTCAGTCAATGCCAAAAGCCGGCCCACAACTGCTGGAACCCATTATGAAAGTTGACGTTTACAGTACCGAAGAAGATGTAGGTAACGTAATTGGTGACTTGAACCGTCGCCGTGGAATGATCTCTGGTCAGGAACCAAGTGCTGCAGGTGTTCGCATCAAAGCCGATGTTCCCCTTTCAGAAATGTTTGGATATATCAGTACATTACGTACGCTTACCTCAGGCCGTGGCCAGTTTTCAATGGAATTCTCTCACTATGCGCCTTGTCCGGCCAGCGTAGCTGAAGCTGTAATTGCCAAAGAAAAAGAAAAGAAAGCCGCCGCTGCAGCCAAGTAA